The genomic region CACCTATCCCGATACCTTAAGGGACATCGGACAAATTGTTGAACAAGCGGATCAATCCCTGTATATAGCCAAGAGAACAGGCCGCAATAAAGTACACTCCGGCGGACCTTGTTCGTAAATCCGGACTGCATATTCTAATCGTGAAATGAGGACACCTGGATAGGTGTCCTCTCATATAGGTCATACAATTCCAATTCCGGCTAATCCCTGGGCTCCCGATTGGTCTTTTTCGGCAGAAAGCGTTCATGCTCCGCCCTGGAGCGCATCAGGATGGTCAGCCATTCCTCTTGAGTAAACATACGACCAAGCTGTGAAATTTTTTCTTTTAAGGTATCATACTTTTCCGGGTACTCTTCTTCGATGACATCCATCATGAGTTTAGGCTGCTCGACCTCCGGTTGAGCATTTTTCTTTTTACGGAATTTTTTTACCCTTAAATATCTAACCATAAAAACCTCAAGCTTTTCGCTTTATTGTGATTTTACCTCTGTCCATATTCTATCATAAATTGGTAAAACATCGGAGAGATCTTCAAAAACTTCCGAACCTTTTAATTCACCTTCAGCTGGATAATAGGCCGGATCGGAAGTCAAATCATCAGGAAGCATGGCCCTGACTTCTTTTTGGGGCGTGGAATAGCCGATGTAATCAGCGTTTTTGTACGCTACATCTGTGCTGCACATAAAATCAATAAACTTCTCCGCCATTTCTTTGTTTTGACTGGTTTTAGGGATAACCATAGCATCATACCAGATATTGCTGCCTTCTTTCGGAATGACGTACTCCAGATCCGGGTTTTCACCTTTCATGAAGACCGCATCCCCTGACCATACCACAGCCATGGCCGCTTCATTGCCGATCATCTTATCCTTTACTTCGTCCCCTACATAAGCCATCAGCAAAGGCTTCTGCTGGATCAGCAATTGTTTGGCTTCTTCCAGCTCTTTTTCATCCCGGCTGTTCAAAGAGTAGCCCAGTTTTTTCAAAGCCACGGCAATGGAATCCCGTTGGCTGTCCAGCATCAGGATCTGCTTGGCGTATTTTTTATCCCATAAAACATCCCAGCTGTCCACCACGCCATCCACCATGGTCTTGTTGTAAATGATCCCAACGGTGCCCCACATATAAGGAACCGTGTATTCATTATTAGGATCAAAGGCCAGATTCTTGAAGCGATCATCAATTTTGGCGTAATTAGGAATCGCCTTCATATTAATGGTATGGAGCAGCCCTTCATGGATCATTTTGGTGATCATATAATCCGAAGGGATGGCCACATCATACTTGGCTGTGCCTGCTTTAATCTTAACATACATTTCTTCGTTGGTGGCGAACTGTTCGTAGATGACATCCACATTATTGGCTTTCTCAAACTCAGCCAGGACCGATTCATCAATGTAGTCTCCCCAGTTGTAGACATAAAGCTTAGCCTGATCCGACCCGCCGCAGCCGGCAAGTCCTACAAGCATAGCGACCAGGAGCACGACCGCCCCCGCTTTTTTCAGCACCGATTTTTTCAATACATCTCCCTCTTTTCATTGGATTTATCCTTGGCCATCCGATAATTTACAAAGACCAAAATGATCATAATAAAAATAAACATCAAGGTAAGCAACGCGTTAATTTTGGGGTTAATTCCCCGACGGGCCATGGAGTAAATGGTGATCGCCAGATTGGATACCCCGGACCCCGTGGTGAAAAAGCTCACGACAAAATCGTCGATGGACATGGTAAAGGCCAGCAGAAAGCCGGTGACAATCCCCGGCGAAATCTGAGGCAGGATGACCTTTTTGTAGGCCTCAAAAGGAGTGGCTCCCAAATCCAGGGCCGCATCGTAAGTATCGTCACTTAGTTGGCGCAGTTTCGGCAATACCGAAAAGATCACAAAAGGCAAATTAAAAGTGATATGAGCAAAAAGCATGGTCATAAAACCCAGTTTGAACTTAATAAAAATGAAGAGCAGCATCAAGGATATGCCCATGACGATATCCGGACTGAGCATCGGCAAATAGGTTACATTTAAGGTCATGGCCTTGGGGAACCCATGCATATTGTTGATGCCGATAGCCGCCAGGGTGCCGATGAGCGTAGCGATCAGAGAGGCAAGAATGGCTACCACTAAAGTGTAATAAAGTGCAGAGGCAATCTGCCCATCCTGAAAAAGCTCACTGTACCACCTTAAGGTGAACCCATCCCAGTTCCCCCGGGACTTGGAATCGTTAAAAGAAAAGATCATCAGGATCAGGATCGGGGCATAAAGAAAGAAAAAAATCAGCAAGGTATAGCTTTTCATCAAGAAAGACTTCACCAGAATCTACCCCCTTCCTGATCTTTGTCCGTCTTGGACATAATCCCCATAGTCAGGAGCAGTAAGATCATGAGAATCAGGGATAAGGATGAGCCGAAGCCCCAGTCTCCGGTGGTGAGGAATTGCTGTTCGATCAAATTGCCGATCAGCATATATTGACCGCCCCCTAACAGCCTGGAGATGACGAAGGTCGTCACAGCCGGCATAAAGACCATGATAATACCTGAGGCCACACCGGACAGACTTAAAGGAAAGGTCACTTTAAAGAAAGTCTTATAAGGGGTAGCCCCTAAATCCTCCGCCGCTTCGATCAGGGAGTGGTCGATTTTTTGTAGGACGGAATAAATAGGCAATACCATAAAGGGGAGAAAATTATAGACCATGCCCAAGATCACCGCTTTATCTGTGTAGAGGATATTTAAAGCCGGCAAGCTCAAGGCGGCCAAAAACTGATTAATGATGCCCTTATTTTCCAAAAGAGTCATCCAGGCGTAGGTTCGGGCCAGAAAATTCATCCACATGGGCAAAACAAAAAGAACGATTAAAAAGTCTCTTCTTTTCAGGCCCTTGGAGGCCAGAATCATCGCCATCGGATACCCCAGCAGCAAGCAAAACACCGTGCTGATCAGAGCGAGCCAAACCGAACGCAAAATAACCTTAAGATAGATGGGTTCAAAAACCCTTTCCAGATGCACTGTTGTAAAGCGAATCCCCTCGGGACCGCTTTCAAACAGACTGAAATAAACCACCAAAATCAGCGGGACAATGGTGAAGATCAGCATCCACAACAGATAGGGAGCGGTCAGTAATTTTTTTTTCAATCCCCTCTCACCTTCTTCATAATGTGAATATCATTGGGGAGGATCCTGAGTCCGACCTCATTCCCCACTTCCTCCATCTGTGTGCTGTGCACCATCCAGCAAAACTCGCTGCTCTGAATCATCATTTCATAATGAACACCCTTAAAGACCACGGATTGAACCTTACCGGTGAGCATCCCTTCCTCTGCCGGTACCAGCTTCAAATCTTCGGGACGGATGACCACATCCACATCTTCGTTGGCGCTGAACCCCTTATCCAGACATTCAAAGCGGCGGCCTTGGAAATGGACCAGGAAGTCCTGGAGCATGATCCCGTCCATTATATTGCTTTCCCCGATAAAGTCGGCCACGAAAACATTCTTCGGTTCGTTATAAATATCAATGGGAGAGCCAATCTGCTGGATTCTCCCTTCATTCATCACCACCACGGTATCGGACATGGTCAGGGCTTCTTCCTGATCATGGGTAACAAAGATAAAGGTGATCCCCAGGCGCTGCTGAATTCGTTTCAGCTCCAGCTGCATCTCTTTACGCAATTTCAAATCCAAAGCGGCCAAAGGCTCATCCAATAACAGAACCTCCGGTTCATTGACGATAGCTCTGGCAATGGCTACCCTTTGCCGTTGTCCTCCGCTTAAGGAATCAATATTTCTTTTTTCGAAACCCTTGAGGTTCATCAGCTCCATAACCTGAAGCACCTTCGCGTAAATGGCCTTATTGTCAACCTTCTTAATCCGCAGACCAAAGGCAATATTCTCGAAAACATTCATATGGGGAAACAAAGCATACTGTTGAAAAACCGTATTGACTTTCCGCTTATAAGGCGGAACATCATTGATCTTTTTGCCCTCAAAGAGGATATCCCCACCGGTAACATTTTCAAACCCTCCAATGATTCGAAGGGTTGTGGTCTTTCCGCAACCGCTCGGTCCAAGAAGGGTTATAAACTCATTGCGCAAAATATATAAATTTATGTTATCCAGGACTTGTACCCCATCGTACTCTTTCGTCACGTTGACAAGCCTGATGATCTCTTCGCTCATGCCTGACCTCCTCAAACCAAGCCGGTTGTCGAAAACCGGCAGTTATTAAAAACATAACAATGTCTATTTTACATTTTAACAGAATAACGTCAATAATTCTCCAAGAAAAATAAAAATAAATCGGCATTTTTCTTATTCCTTCGGCAAAGAACCGTCTACAGCCCGGAGACTTGTAAACGGTTCTTTGGCATGTTCTGCCTTGTCGTTATTTTGATCTAAAGTTCTTCAGATACTCGGCCGCTGAGCGGTTCATCTCCAGGGAGAAGTCCGACATATATTTACGGTCGCAATAAGCCTTGGTGCTTTCACAGACATCTTTCCCGCTCAACCCGGATTTTTCATGACGCGTGCGGTGCATTTCTTCATGCTCTTCCTGGCTGAGCCTGTGGTATCTGTTGGCAAAGACCAGGTACTGCTCGTCAAAGCGGGCAGGTTTTTTCCTGTTCCGCTGGGATTCTGTAGGATAACCGTAGACCAGCATCGCCGCAGGCAGTACATAATCAGGTAGTTCCAATACATCGCGAACCGCTGCATAGTTCTCAAGAATATCCCCGATATAACAAGACCCTATCCCTAAGGATTCAGCAGCCACCACAGTGTTTTGCGCAGCGATCAGGGCATCGGCACAGGCCAGCAGAATATCCCCTTCCCCCGGCTGTCGCGGCTTGCAGTCCGCATAACAATAGGCATCATACCAGCGCTGATAATCCGCAAGAAAAATGAGGACCAAGGGTGCCTTGGCAATAAAGGGCTGGTTATCACAAAGCACGGCCAGCTTATCTTTAAGAGCCTGGTCCGTAATATCCAGTATGCTGTAAAGCATCATTGCTCCCGCAGTGGGGGCGGCCAAGGCGGCTTGGAGGATCTCCTTCTTAGTTGCTCCCTCAATAGGCCTCTCTGCAAAGACTCTGACGGATTTTCTGTTATTGATCTGGTTCAGGACTTCATTCATGGCTGTTCCTTCCCTGTGGAGTAATATTTCAGCAGGTCTTCAACGCTGACGACACCTACCACTTTGCCGTTTTCAACAACCGGCATAGCAGCGATATGATTGCTTAAAAGCTTGCCGGCAGCTTCCTGTACACTCTCATCCGGATGAACTGAAACCACATCTTTAGCCATAACCCAATCCACAGGACAAGACTCAATATGCCCGGGCTGAATCATAAAGCGGAAAATATCTGCTTTGACAACCATGCCGATCAGCAAGTGCTGCTCGTTAACCACAGGCAACCCATTGACTTTCTTTTCGGTCATTATTTTCAACACATTCTCGATCGGGTCTGTCTCCCTGACCGTAACAAATTCTTTGGCCATAACTGCTCCGATTTTCATATTCTCAACGCCTCCTTAATATCCAGCTCTATTCACCATATGAGCAGCTTCCGGTCGCTGCTCATAAAGTTCTTCAGTTAATGTAGTACAGTAATAATTCGATTTAAGTTCATTCTTTCCTTTACTTATCATTAAAAATATTTGTTTTACTAAAACAATTAACTCTAATATGACAAGAAATATCTTTAGGGGATGCAATCACAATCGTTATGGCTTAGACATAAGCTGACACCAAGCACCTCCTGCCTACAACTTCCATTGAAATTCAAGATTGTTTGTTGTTAAAATAGGGACAAGGAAGGGATGAATGATGACTGTAAAAAAAGTCGCGCTTGGACTTGGAACTATTGCTGCACTCATTTTTTTGCTCCTGGCATCATTCAGTTTTTATTTCTATCAAATGGTCATTGAACGAAAGCCCCAGGCCCCTTGGTCCCAAAACACAAAACTGACCCCCGTATCTATGGAAAACAATGAGATGCACACCTTCCCGGTGATGGCCATGGCCATCAGCCCCGCTTCCCCAGAGCCTGCTTATGCTGAGAATTCCTCCCTAACTGGGCAGACTCTTCCCAGCTGGATTGAAAGCCAGCCTTATCAGCTCTGGACTGTTACCTCCGGGGATGAGCTGAAGCTGATGGGCTATTACCTTCCCGCCAGGATACCGACTACCAGAACAGTTATTTTAGCCCATGGCTACAGCAGTCAGGCTCTGGAAATGGGGGAATTCGCCAGATTCTATGGAGAGAAACTGGGTTATAATGTCTTGCTTCCCGATGCCAGAGGCCATGGTATCAGTGAAGGGAGCTACACCGGGTTTGGCTGGCCGGATCGCCTGGATTATCTGCTCTGGATTCAGGAAATCACCGACAAGGTGGGACCTGACGCTCAAATCACCCTGCATGGTCTGTCCATGGGGGGAGCTACGGTAATGATGGTCAGCGGTGAAAACCTCCCTGAACAAGTGAAAGTTATTGTGGAAGACAGTGGTTATACCTCAGTTCGGGATGAACTTGCTTACCAGCTTAAGCGCCTGTACAATCTTCCTGCCTTTCCTCTGCTGCCGGCTGTCAGCCTGCTCACAGAGATTAAGGCGGGGTATAGCTTTTCTGAAGCCTCCTCCTTAAAGCAGCTGGAAAAAAACCATACCCCCATGCTTTTTATTCACGGGGCTCTCGATGATTTTGTACCTGTGGAAATGGCCCTGCAGCTGTACGAGGCCTGTCAAGCAGAAAAGAAGCTCTATTTAGCTGAGAACTCCAGTCACGGGATGGCTTTTTACACAGATCGGTCTGCTTATGAAGCGATTGTTGAAGACTTCATAAGCTTGTTTATGGGGCATTCTCCCCTGGATTGAACGAGACTTCTTTCAGTGATAAAATTTTGTTCATTGCGATGAAAGGGATGTTTTCCAAACCGGAATCCATCCCTCTTTTTGTTATACACTCATGCCGGTCTCGCTCCAAATCACTAATAATGCATGGGGCAATTCCGGTTCTTCTTGAAAGACATAGCGAGCGATCTATTGACCATTTTTTTCACCTTTAAAATAATTGTTACATAAGTAACTAATATTGTTGCAAGTGTAACAATATTCACTTATAATATGAATGTGCGCACAAGGTCTATTAAAGGTTACTTTCTCTGCAGGATTGTAACATCATATGTATTTTTCCACAAATTAAAAAACTGTTTCCCAGCACCACTCAAGTTCGAACAAGTGAACCAAAAAGCGTTAAGGAGTTGAGAAAGTTGGTTAACTACGAGTATTGCCCTCACATTATAACGAAGCAAAATGAACTTGAAAAAGCCTTCATGGAAAAGTTTGAAGCAGGCAATTATTCACTGGAAAATCCTTTGGTTATATTGAATCCATATGAAGTTGCCCCACTGACTGCTATGATTTTATTTAACACCCCTATTGCCTGCGAAGCAAAAATCATTGTAAAAGGGAAGGAACATCCCGGTGACATTCAACATACTTTTCCTGCCGCGACAAGACATATTCTCCCAGTCTATGGTCTATATGGGGGTTATGAGAATACTATAAAAATTACCCTCTCCACCTCCAGCTCAAATACAATAACCATACAAACAGAACCTTTACCCAAAAGTGTTGCTATTCCTTCTTCAATAAAAACAACGTCTGAATATATGGGCAATAATTTGATGTTCCTTTCGCCTTCTATGGCATCTCTGACTGTTGGCTACGATTATGCCGGAGAGGTACGCTGGTATTGCTCTTTAAACGTATGCTTCGATTTAAAACGTATGCCTAACGGACATCTCCTTATTGGTACCGGTCGTTTGGTAAAAGTACCTTATCACACATCAGGCTTGTATGAGATGGCTTTCAGTGGAAAGATTTTCAAGGAATTTATCCTGCCTGGCGGCTATCATCACGACCAGTTTGTCATGGATGACGGCAACATCTTGGTCCTTACCCAGGATTTCCATGCGGACACGGTTGAAGATGTCTGTGTATTGATTGATCCCCATTCCGGTGACATTTTGAAAAAATGGGATTTTAAAAACATCCTTCCTCAGGATGTAGCCGGATCAGGCACTCAGACGGCACATGATTGGTTCCATAACAACGCGGTTTGGTATGATAGCATGACCAATAGCCTGACCCTTTCCGGTCGCCACCAGGATGTCATTATCAACATAGACTATGAAACGGGCGGGCTCAACTGGATGATTGGTGACCCAGAGGGCTGGCCCCAGGAACTGGTGGATAAATACTTCTTTACCCCCGCAGGTGACGGCGAGTTTGACTGGCAGTATGAGCAACATGGTTGTGTCGTCTTGCCGGATGGCGACATCATGGTTTTCGATAATGGACATTATCGATCGAAAAACAAGGAGAATTATCGTCTGAATAAAGACAACTTCTCACGCGGGGTTCGTTATCGGATTGACACTGAAAAGATGAGAATTCAGCAGATTTGGCAGTATGGTAAAGAGCGTGGGGCAGACTTTTTCTCCCCCTTCATCTGCAATGTTGAATATTATGACGAAGGTCACTATATGGTCCACTCAGGCGGTATCGGCTATGAGAACGGAAAGCCCTGCGAAGGTTTAGCGGTGGGCAAGTCCAAGAACCCCAAGTTTAAGGATAATGTGTATACCCTTAATTCCATCACCTGCGAGCTTGTCAATGATGAGCTGGTCTATGAACTGCAAGTTCCCGCCAACTTTTACCGTGCAGAAAAATTGCCGATTTATTATGCCAACGAAGTTGCCGAATTGTGTGAGGGGCAGCGACTTGGACAATTCGTGGAAATACAAACAACCCGGATGAAAATTAAAGCCGTAGAAACAAAGGAGTTCATACCGGAGCATTATCAGGCGAAGATCATTGAAGAAGAAGACCGTTT from Desulfitobacterium chlororespirans DSM 11544 harbors:
- a CDS encoding nitroreductase family protein is translated as MNEVLNQINNRKSVRVFAERPIEGATKKEILQAALAAPTAGAMMLYSILDITDQALKDKLAVLCDNQPFIAKAPLVLIFLADYQRWYDAYCYADCKPRQPGEGDILLACADALIAAQNTVVAAESLGIGSCYIGDILENYAAVRDVLELPDYVLPAAMLVYGYPTESQRNRKKPARFDEQYLVFANRYHRLSQEEHEEMHRTRHEKSGLSGKDVCESTKAYCDRKYMSDFSLEMNRSAAEYLKNFRSK
- the potA gene encoding spermidine/putrescine ABC transporter ATP-binding protein — translated: MSEEIIRLVNVTKEYDGVQVLDNINLYILRNEFITLLGPSGCGKTTTLRIIGGFENVTGGDILFEGKKINDVPPYKRKVNTVFQQYALFPHMNVFENIAFGLRIKKVDNKAIYAKVLQVMELMNLKGFEKRNIDSLSGGQRQRVAIARAIVNEPEVLLLDEPLAALDLKLRKEMQLELKRIQQRLGITFIFVTHDQEEALTMSDTVVVMNEGRIQQIGSPIDIYNEPKNVFVADFIGESNIMDGIMLQDFLVHFQGRRFECLDKGFSANEDVDVVIRPEDLKLVPAEEGMLTGKVQSVVFKGVHYEMMIQSSEFCWMVHSTQMEEVGNEVGLRILPNDIHIMKKVRGD
- a CDS encoding ABC transporter permease, which produces MKSFLMKSYTLLIFFFLYAPILILMIFSFNDSKSRGNWDGFTLRWYSELFQDGQIASALYYTLVVAILASLIATLIGTLAAIGINNMHGFPKAMTLNVTYLPMLSPDIVMGISLMLLFIFIKFKLGFMTMLFAHITFNLPFVIFSVLPKLRQLSDDTYDAALDLGATPFEAYKKVILPQISPGIVTGFLLAFTMSIDDFVVSFFTTGSGVSNLAITIYSMARRGINPKINALLTLMFIFIMIILVFVNYRMAKDKSNEKREMY
- a CDS encoding ABC transporter permease; the encoded protein is MKKKLLTAPYLLWMLIFTIVPLILVVYFSLFESGPEGIRFTTVHLERVFEPIYLKVILRSVWLALISTVFCLLLGYPMAMILASKGLKRRDFLIVLFVLPMWMNFLARTYAWMTLLENKGIINQFLAALSLPALNILYTDKAVILGMVYNFLPFMVLPIYSVLQKIDHSLIEAAEDLGATPYKTFFKVTFPLSLSGVASGIIMVFMPAVTTFVISRLLGGGQYMLIGNLIEQQFLTTGDWGFGSSLSLILMILLLLTMGIMSKTDKDQEGGRFW
- a CDS encoding alpha/beta hydrolase; this encodes MMTVKKVALGLGTIAALIFLLLASFSFYFYQMVIERKPQAPWSQNTKLTPVSMENNEMHTFPVMAMAISPASPEPAYAENSSLTGQTLPSWIESQPYQLWTVTSGDELKLMGYYLPARIPTTRTVILAHGYSSQALEMGEFARFYGEKLGYNVLLPDARGHGISEGSYTGFGWPDRLDYLLWIQEITDKVGPDAQITLHGLSMGGATVMMVSGENLPEQVKVIVEDSGYTSVRDELAYQLKRLYNLPAFPLLPAVSLLTEIKAGYSFSEASSLKQLEKNHTPMLFIHGALDDFVPVEMALQLYEACQAEKKLYLAENSSHGMAFYTDRSAYEAIVEDFISLFMGHSPLD
- a CDS encoding ABC transporter substrate-binding protein; its protein translation is MKKSVLKKAGAVVLLVAMLVGLAGCGGSDQAKLYVYNWGDYIDESVLAEFEKANNVDVIYEQFATNEEMYVKIKAGTAKYDVAIPSDYMITKMIHEGLLHTINMKAIPNYAKIDDRFKNLAFDPNNEYTVPYMWGTVGIIYNKTMVDGVVDSWDVLWDKKYAKQILMLDSQRDSIAVALKKLGYSLNSRDEKELEEAKQLLIQQKPLLMAYVGDEVKDKMIGNEAAMAVVWSGDAVFMKGENPDLEYVIPKEGSNIWYDAMVIPKTSQNKEMAEKFIDFMCSTDVAYKNADYIGYSTPQKEVRAMLPDDLTSDPAYYPAEGELKGSEVFEDLSDVLPIYDRIWTEVKSQ
- a CDS encoding CBS domain-containing protein gives rise to the protein MKIGAVMAKEFVTVRETDPIENVLKIMTEKKVNGLPVVNEQHLLIGMVVKADIFRFMIQPGHIESCPVDWVMAKDVVSVHPDESVQEAAGKLLSNHIAAMPVVENGKVVGVVSVEDLLKYYSTGKEQP
- a CDS encoding aryl-sulfate sulfotransferase, which translates into the protein MVNYEYCPHIITKQNELEKAFMEKFEAGNYSLENPLVILNPYEVAPLTAMILFNTPIACEAKIIVKGKEHPGDIQHTFPAATRHILPVYGLYGGYENTIKITLSTSSSNTITIQTEPLPKSVAIPSSIKTTSEYMGNNLMFLSPSMASLTVGYDYAGEVRWYCSLNVCFDLKRMPNGHLLIGTGRLVKVPYHTSGLYEMAFSGKIFKEFILPGGYHHDQFVMDDGNILVLTQDFHADTVEDVCVLIDPHSGDILKKWDFKNILPQDVAGSGTQTAHDWFHNNAVWYDSMTNSLTLSGRHQDVIINIDYETGGLNWMIGDPEGWPQELVDKYFFTPAGDGEFDWQYEQHGCVVLPDGDIMVFDNGHYRSKNKENYRLNKDNFSRGVRYRIDTEKMRIQQIWQYGKERGADFFSPFICNVEYYDEGHYMVHSGGIGYENGKPCEGLAVGKSKNPKFKDNVYTLNSITCELVNDELVYELQVPANFYRAEKLPIYYANEVAELCEGQRLGQFVEIQTTRMKIKAVETKEFIPEHYQAKIIEEEDRFCLNAIYESGETAQLLLVSESGEILRYPINTVAQAYGAMCVGTFQKSDPRNVDTFVTKTGLSGKYQVKMVAEDKIYETGVTISA